A stretch of the Nitrospirota bacterium genome encodes the following:
- a CDS encoding peptidoglycan bridge formation glycyltransferase FemA/FemB family protein yields the protein MAFEMTILSDDEATRCWDDWVTGFRTPAFLQGHLWGEYKRALGWRPVRCLFRSGDTVWGGAQCLIKEIRRPRVTVIWVPGGPLLREPRWQELREALARQFTGSRLYLRIDPMLVTRAEQVAQELTASGWKLSPARLNNGCTILFSLEEAEDKWRSRLTGNWRHNLVRGEARASTVERWEGRDPEALFELYRAMAEYKGFTLNISKAELRGMLSAFGHRMILVVSRNRGGQIVAARAGGWLGPYGYDLFAATSMEGRKSYASYVVLWRLLQELKQRGVLIYDLGGVDRDNNPGVFHFKHGMGNAVVQRPGEWEWSNSPALSWGVNQWVRFRMRTMI from the coding sequence ATGGCTTTCGAGATGACCATCCTGTCCGATGACGAGGCCACCCGCTGTTGGGACGATTGGGTGACCGGCTTCCGGACGCCGGCGTTTCTTCAGGGGCATCTCTGGGGAGAGTACAAGCGCGCGTTGGGCTGGCGTCCCGTCCGCTGCCTGTTCCGTTCCGGCGACACGGTCTGGGGGGGCGCGCAGTGTCTGATCAAGGAAATCCGAAGGCCGCGCGTCACTGTGATCTGGGTGCCCGGCGGGCCGCTTCTCCGGGAGCCAAGATGGCAGGAATTGCGAGAGGCGTTGGCGCGTCAATTCACAGGCAGCCGGCTTTACCTGCGCATTGATCCCATGCTGGTGACGCGTGCCGAGCAGGTGGCCCAGGAACTGACCGCTTCCGGCTGGAAACTGTCACCTGCACGGCTGAACAACGGCTGCACGATCCTCTTCTCGCTTGAGGAGGCTGAGGACAAGTGGCGCAGCCGGTTGACGGGCAACTGGCGTCACAATCTCGTGCGGGGAGAAGCTCGCGCGTCCACCGTCGAGCGCTGGGAAGGTCGGGACCCTGAAGCCCTGTTCGAGCTGTATCGAGCCATGGCGGAGTACAAAGGCTTTACGCTCAACATCAGCAAAGCCGAGCTTCGAGGCATGCTCAGTGCCTTTGGCCATCGCATGATCCTGGTGGTTTCACGGAACCGCGGCGGGCAGATCGTGGCGGCCCGCGCCGGCGGGTGGCTGGGTCCCTATGGATACGATTTGTTCGCCGCGACCTCCATGGAAGGCCGGAAGAGCTACGCCTCCTATGTCGTCCTGTGGAGACTGCTGCAGGAATTGAAGCAGCGCGGCGTCCTGATCTATGATCTCGGCGGCGTCGATCGGGACAACAATCCAGGGGTCTTCCATTTCAAGCATGGCATGGGAAATGCTGTGGTGCAGCGGCCGGGCGAATGGGAATGGAGCAATTCTCCGGCGCTTT
- a CDS encoding class I SAM-dependent methyltransferase, whose product MARTMTMQWSEIIKGRNGRIVEVGQDGIAMERGFRGVESQESERRWRERLASPFLGTAEEAVREANRFHSRGVMQRRARGVLGQLVRSSSSPDPVLVDLGSGFGWQWVGLAREFGQIRFVLVDFVMTNLLVSRMLLPFREYPNVLCLHADIADLPLDDHLADGCWSVQAFQHLPPERRLSGLEEVKRILKPGAQCHLTWVRSVPAARFMHRLFGRSYHQHGMAVSGMHFYRFDERIEAELRDTFRDIRLAYSETLFHPDLHVAGSGTIVSLLDRWLASSRLAPVLARQIEIQGTA is encoded by the coding sequence ATGGCGCGGACAATGACAATGCAGTGGTCCGAAATCATCAAGGGACGCAATGGAAGAATCGTGGAGGTGGGGCAGGACGGCATCGCAATGGAGCGCGGGTTCCGCGGCGTCGAGTCACAGGAATCGGAGCGGAGGTGGCGGGAGCGCCTTGCCTCGCCTTTCCTGGGCACCGCTGAAGAAGCCGTCCGGGAGGCAAATCGCTTCCATTCCCGGGGAGTCATGCAGCGCCGCGCGCGGGGGGTCCTGGGCCAGCTCGTCCGCTCATCCTCCAGTCCGGATCCGGTTCTCGTGGATCTGGGGTCGGGATTCGGCTGGCAGTGGGTGGGGCTGGCCAGGGAGTTTGGACAGATCAGGTTCGTCCTGGTGGATTTTGTCATGACCAATCTGCTGGTCAGCCGGATGCTGCTGCCCTTCCGTGAGTACCCAAACGTCCTCTGCCTGCATGCCGACATCGCCGATTTGCCGCTGGACGATCACCTTGCCGATGGCTGTTGGAGCGTGCAGGCTTTTCAGCATCTGCCCCCGGAGCGCCGCCTGTCCGGATTGGAGGAAGTGAAGCGTATCTTGAAGCCGGGCGCGCAATGCCACCTGACCTGGGTGCGCTCGGTGCCGGCGGCCAGGTTCATGCACCGCCTTTTCGGAAGGTCCTATCACCAGCACGGGATGGCGGTTTCCGGGATGCACTTCTACCGGTTCGATGAGAGGATAGAAGCCGAGCTGCGGGACACATTCCGCGACATCCGTCTGGCTTATTCCGAAACGCTCTTTCATCCCGATCTGCACGTGGCCGGCTCAGGGACTATCGTTAGCTTGCTTGACCGCTGGCTGGCTTCTTCCCGCCTGGCGCCTGTTCTCGCCCGTCAAATCGAGATCCAGGGGACAGCCTAG